The following is a genomic window from Butyricimonas faecihominis.
GTTGAACCGAAAGAGAAGAAACCTCGCGTGAGAGTGATAAGGGGAGGTGCTGAAAAAGTGGGAGATTCCAAAGGTGGATTGGCCAAATTTAATCGGAATAAAGATAAGAAGGCCGATGCGAAACAGGAGAAAAACCAGAATGAAACAGTCAAAGAGGCTCCCGAAAAGAAAGATGCAGTTTTACCCGTAGAGGAAGTGCAGCCGATCAATGTCGTGCATAGTGATATTTTGGATAAGGATTTGGTTTTCAGTCGTACGGAAAACGGTATTGTTGTAGAGAAAAAAGGAGAGGTTGTTGTAGAACCACAGGAAACGGAAGTAAAGAATGAAACTTCAGAGGCTCCTAAACGTGAGCAAGCCGGACAAAAGCAAGACCGTAAGTTTTTCGATAAGCGTAACCGGAAACAAACCAAGCGGGAAGAGGTGAAAAGTGAAGAAGGAAAAGAAGAGGTGAAAGAGGAAAAGGCGGTTGAAGAGGTTGTTAAAGAGGAACAAGTGGCAGAAAGACCCAGCCGTCCGAAGTTTGTAAAACGGAATAGACGTGTTGAGAGAGATGAAGAAACCATTCGTCAAGATGTGGAAGAGAATGAGTTTGAAGATGTCGAAAATGAATCTGGCGTTAAGGGAGAGGTTGAAAATGAAAATTATGAAAGCGTTCCTGCTGAGTTTGAAGAAAGAAAAGAAAGTCAAAACAAGATGCGTTTTGACAAACGCGATAAATATTACGAGTTCGAAGGAATTATTTTAAATTCGGGTGTGTTGGAAATCATGCCTGACGGGTATGGATTCCTTAGATCTTCTGATTATAATTACTTGAATTCTCCGGATGATATTTACGTGTCTCAAAGTCAGATCAAGTTATTTGGTTTGTCAACGGGTGACACGGTGGAAGGAACCGTGCGTCCCCCGAAAGAAGGAGAGAAGTATTTCCCGTTGATTAAAGTATCAAAAATTAACGGGAAGTCTCCGGAAGCGGTGCGTGACCGAATCCCGTTTGATCACTTGACCCCGCTTTTCCCGAATGAAAAATTCAATCTTACCGGAAGTGGGCGGGCTACGATTTCTACTCGTGTGGTGGATATGTTTGCCCCGATCGGTAAAGGACAGCGCGGTTTGATCGTGGCTCAGCCGAAAACGGGTAAGACGATGTTGCTAAAAGAAATTGCTAACGCAATTTCAGCCAATCATCCTGAAGTGTATTTGATTATCCTGTTGATTGATGAGCGTCCGGAAGAGGTAACCGATATGGCTCGTAGCGTGAATGCGGAGGTGATTGCCTCTACTTTCGACGAGCCGGCAGAGCGTCACGTGAAGGTGGCCAATATCGTGTTGGAAAAAGCTAAGCGTATGGTAGAATGTGGGCATGACGTGGTGATCCTGTTGGATTCAATTACTCGTCTGGCTCGTGCTTATAACACGGTATCTCCTGCATCTGGAAAGGTGCTTTCCGGTGGTGTGGATGCAAATGCATTACACAAACCGAAACGGTTCTTTGGTGCAGCCCGTAATATCGAAAATGGTGGTTCGTTGACGATTCTGGCAACCGCGTTGACAGAGACCGGTTCAAAAATGGACGACGTGATTTTCGAGGAATTCAAGGGTACTGGAAATATGGAGTTGCAGTTGGACCGCAAGTTGTCCAACCGTCGTATTTACCCGGCTGTGGATATTACGGCATCAAGTACGCGTCGTGATGACTTGTTATTGGAGGACTACACGTTGAACCGTATCTGGATTTTGCGTAACTATCTGACGGATATGAATTCTGTTGAGGCGATGCAATTCGTGAAGGATCGTTTGGAAAAGACGAAATCTAACGAGGAATTCTTGATCTCGATGAATGATAAATAGTTTTATAAGTTTTATAATATGGAAAAGCGAGTTCATTTGGCCTCGCTTTTTTGATGCCTCAAATATAGAATCATTTTAAGTACGTGCTTATATCGCAATGGTGTAGCGGGTTATGCGTGAATGAATGTTCATTGGGATGTATGAAATGGCAATGAAATGTATGTTTTGCAACATGTAGATTACAAAACTATGCTTTTTTTATTACCTTTGCATTGCAAAGAATAAAAAATGGAGAGTTTACGTAACACGCATAAGATCCTGATGAAAGAAAGGACGTCGGCTATCCGTCGCGGTTTATTGGATACGATAGATTCTCGTGCCCGGTTGATTGCGATAAAGGGAAGTCGTGGTGTGGGAAAGACCAATTTCCTACTAGACTTTTGCAAGGATCATTACAAGGACGATCCTTCTTGTCTTTACGTGAACATCAATAACTTGTTCTTTGCGATGGAAGGATTGTTTAATTTCGTGGAACGTTTCTACAAGCTGGGAGGGAAAGTATTGTTGCTGGATCAGATCCATAAGTATCCAAACTGGGATCGGGAATTGCGGGAGGCTTATGATCGTTTCCCGGATTTGCAGATCGTTTTTACCGCATCTTCTATTTTGCGGGTCAAATCCAACAAATATTTGCATGGAATCGTGGAGATGTACAACCTGAGCGGTTTGTCGTTTCGGGAGTTTTTGGAGCTAGAAACGGGATATAAGTTTCCCATTTATTCTTTCGAGGAAATCGTGGAACATCACGAGGAGATCGTGAATGATATTTTGGAGAAAGTACGCCCGTTAGCTTTTTTTAATAACTATTTGAAATATGGTTATTATCCCATATATTTGGAGGAGAAATCACATATTGATTATTTACTGAAAAACATCAACTTAACATTGGAGTTTGATATTCCGTACAATAATCAAATCGAGCTGAAGTACTTGACAAAATTGAAACAATTACTTTTTATCGTGGCAAATGGTAATAGTAATATTAATATCAGTAAGTTGAGTGCCCAGATCGGTGTTTCTCGTGCAACGGTGTTAAATTACCTGCATTACATGAAGAATGCTCGGTTGTTGACCTTGTTGTTTGATCGGGAAAGTGATGATGAGAACGGATTAAAACCGAATCAAGTATTTTTGCATAATCCCAATTTGCTGAATGCGGTTTGTCTGGATCAGACAGATTCATTGATGATTCGGAAAACATTTTTAATTAGTCAATTATGTGCCGTGGCAAAATTGAATTTTTCTGGAAATGAAGATTTGTTCGTGAACCAGAAATATGAGGTTTCCGTACGGCAACAAGGAGATAAAGGGCGAGTCCGGGATTCAGTAATTCTGATGACCGATATGATCGAACGAGGTAAAAAGAATGTTATACCCTTGTGGCTTGCCGGTTTTGTGTATTGAGAGAAATAAAAATCTTAAATAGAGTGATCAACTATTGTTAGTTAATGTTTAAAAAAATGGCAAAAGAAAAGAAATTTATCACATGTGATGGTAATGCGGCCGCTGCTCATGTAGCTTATATGTTCAGCGAGGTATCGTGTATCTATCCTATTACTCCGTCATCACCGATGGCCGAGTATGTAGACGAATGGGCTGCTAAAGGTAGAAAGAACCTGTTCGGGGAGACAGTAAGAGTGATGGAAATGCAATCAGAGGCAGGTGCTGCCGGAGCTGTTCACGGTTCTTTGCAAGCTGGTG
Proteins encoded in this region:
- the rho gene encoding transcription termination factor Rho yields the protein MYDILELNEKLLSDLRQIAKELNVKRIESFKKKELIYKILDQQAMIATEETAPVEPKEKKPRVRVIRGGAEKVGDSKGGLAKFNRNKDKKADAKQEKNQNETVKEAPEKKDAVLPVEEVQPINVVHSDILDKDLVFSRTENGIVVEKKGEVVVEPQETEVKNETSEAPKREQAGQKQDRKFFDKRNRKQTKREEVKSEEGKEEVKEEKAVEEVVKEEQVAERPSRPKFVKRNRRVERDEETIRQDVEENEFEDVENESGVKGEVENENYESVPAEFEERKESQNKMRFDKRDKYYEFEGIILNSGVLEIMPDGYGFLRSSDYNYLNSPDDIYVSQSQIKLFGLSTGDTVEGTVRPPKEGEKYFPLIKVSKINGKSPEAVRDRIPFDHLTPLFPNEKFNLTGSGRATISTRVVDMFAPIGKGQRGLIVAQPKTGKTMLLKEIANAISANHPEVYLIILLIDERPEEVTDMARSVNAEVIASTFDEPAERHVKVANIVLEKAKRMVECGHDVVILLDSITRLARAYNTVSPASGKVLSGGVDANALHKPKRFFGAARNIENGGSLTILATALTETGSKMDDVIFEEFKGTGNMELQLDRKLSNRRIYPAVDITASSTRRDDLLLEDYTLNRIWILRNYLTDMNSVEAMQFVKDRLEKTKSNEEFLISMNDK
- a CDS encoding AAA family ATPase, which produces MESLRNTHKILMKERTSAIRRGLLDTIDSRARLIAIKGSRGVGKTNFLLDFCKDHYKDDPSCLYVNINNLFFAMEGLFNFVERFYKLGGKVLLLDQIHKYPNWDRELREAYDRFPDLQIVFTASSILRVKSNKYLHGIVEMYNLSGLSFREFLELETGYKFPIYSFEEIVEHHEEIVNDILEKVRPLAFFNNYLKYGYYPIYLEEKSHIDYLLKNINLTLEFDIPYNNQIELKYLTKLKQLLFIVANGNSNINISKLSAQIGVSRATVLNYLHYMKNARLLTLLFDRESDDENGLKPNQVFLHNPNLLNAVCLDQTDSLMIRKTFLISQLCAVAKLNFSGNEDLFVNQKYEVSVRQQGDKGRVRDSVILMTDMIERGKKNVIPLWLAGFVY